Proteins from a single region of Mycoplasmopsis edwardii:
- a CDS encoding DHH family phosphoesterase — protein sequence MKIGNLELVTKELYKYDSIVIFHHIRPDGDCLGSQFGLKELIKTNFPNKKVYAIGDHKDTFDFLDFTMDKVPSDEILKNSLGVVVDANHKERIESREVLDKNLFAQVIRIDHHPNDDDLGDNAVRWVDSSYSAADEMVTEIAVVNGWKITPKAANYLYLGINTDSGRFLFNNVKARTLYLASKLYEAGLEADYIHTSLSKTSLEDLKFNSWLLSTLKTRDGVAYIQNRLEDTKKLGKTSQSSMRVNSIANIKGFPFWVQFLEEEDGRVRVEFRSNGPIVRNVAVKWGGGGHERASGAIIDSFDLVEKVIDDCAAEVKRYQAENKMA from the coding sequence ATGAAAATCGGTAATTTAGAATTAGTAACAAAAGAACTTTACAAATATGATAGTATTGTAATTTTTCACCATATTAGACCTGATGGAGATTGCCTTGGTTCACAATTTGGGTTGAAAGAATTAATAAAAACTAACTTCCCAAATAAAAAAGTTTACGCAATTGGTGACCACAAAGATACTTTTGACTTCTTAGACTTCACAATGGATAAAGTTCCAAGTGATGAAATCTTAAAAAACTCACTTGGTGTTGTAGTTGATGCAAATCACAAAGAAAGAATTGAATCTCGTGAAGTATTAGATAAAAACTTATTTGCCCAAGTTATTAGAATCGACCATCACCCTAACGATGATGATTTAGGTGATAATGCAGTTAGATGAGTAGATAGCTCATATTCAGCAGCTGATGAAATGGTTACAGAAATCGCCGTAGTTAATGGCTGAAAAATTACACCTAAAGCAGCAAACTACTTATATTTAGGAATCAACACAGATTCAGGTAGATTTTTATTCAATAATGTTAAAGCAAGAACTTTATACTTAGCTTCAAAATTATATGAAGCAGGTCTTGAAGCAGATTATATTCACACAAGCTTATCAAAAACTTCATTAGAAGATCTTAAATTTAATTCATGATTATTATCAACATTAAAAACAAGAGATGGTGTTGCATACATTCAAAACAGATTAGAAGATACAAAAAAATTAGGCAAAACATCTCAATCATCAATGAGAGTTAACAGTATTGCAAATATTAAAGGATTCCCATTCTGAGTTCAATTCCTTGAAGAAGAAGATGGAAGAGTTAGAGTGGAATTTAGATCTAATGGACCAATCGTTAGAAATGTTGCTGTTAAATGAGGAGGTGGAGGTCACGAAAGAGCCTCAGGCGCAATTATTGATTCATTTGACTTAGTTGAAAAAGTTATTGATGATTGTGCAGCGGAAGTTAAGAGATATCAAGCAGAAAATAAAATGGCTTAG
- the rpsD gene encoding 30S ribosomal protein S4 has product MSRYTGPVFKKARRLGFSILENGKEFSKGRKRTYAPGQHGNKRVKLSDYGLHLYEKQKVKHLFGVSEKQLRKTFEKAIKIKGVTGTNLLQLLEVRLDNIVYRAGFATTRRQARQLVNHGHFTLNGKKANIPSMVVSINDVVELKEKSRSNKQITEALEAKTTAAWLTRKDFNVKLDRLPERSEIHQEIKDALIVEFYSK; this is encoded by the coding sequence ATGTCAAGATATACAGGACCAGTATTTAAAAAAGCTCGTCGTTTAGGTTTCTCTATTTTAGAAAATGGAAAAGAATTTTCAAAAGGTAGAAAAAGAACATATGCACCTGGACAACACGGAAACAAAAGAGTTAAATTATCAGATTACGGATTACACTTATATGAAAAACAAAAAGTTAAACACTTATTTGGTGTAAGTGAAAAACAATTACGTAAAACATTTGAAAAAGCTATTAAAATCAAAGGTGTTACAGGTACAAACTTATTACAATTATTAGAAGTTCGTTTAGATAACATTGTTTACAGAGCAGGATTTGCTACAACAAGAAGACAAGCTCGTCAATTAGTTAATCACGGACACTTTACTTTAAACGGTAAAAAAGCAAACATCCCTTCAATGGTTGTTTCAATCAATGACGTTGTTGAATTAAAAGAAAAATCAAGATCAAACAAACAAATTACTGAAGCATTAGAAGCTAAAACAACTGCTGCATGATTAACAAGAAAAGACTTTAACGTTAAATTAGATAGATTACCAGAAAGAAGCGAAATTCATCAAGAAATTAAAGATGCATTAATCGTTGAGTTCTACTCTAAATAA
- the rpmE gene encoding 50S ribosomal protein L31 encodes MKKNLHPQYHEVKISCSTCGTNFSFKSVRKNFSVDVCSGCHAVFTGNRTQVKATGRIDKFNKRLEKMSK; translated from the coding sequence ATGAAAAAAAATCTTCACCCACAATACCACGAAGTTAAAATTAGTTGTTCAACATGTGGTACAAACTTTTCTTTTAAATCAGTAAGAAAAAACTTTTCAGTTGATGTTTGTTCAGGTTGCCATGCAGTGTTCACAGGAAATAGAACACAAGTTAAAGCAACAGGAAGAATCGATAAATTTAACAAACGTTTAGAAAAAATGAGTAAATAA